One genomic segment of Paraburkholderia aromaticivorans includes these proteins:
- the fhcD gene encoding formylmethanofuran--tetrahydromethanopterin N-formyltransferase has protein sequence MSDTATLRINGTTIDATFAEAFPMKATRLVITAHTPAWAMNAANSLTGFATSVIGCGCEAGIERTLPGAETPDGRPGVTVLLFAVSSKELAKQIERRVGQCVLTCPTTAVYGGIDAATSRAPLSDRASLGSGLRYFGDGWQISKMLGDTRYWRVPVMDGEFVCEDTALTVKAVGGGNLILLARDIDAALAASEAAVAAMRRLPNVIMPFPGGVVRSGSKVGSKYKGASASTNDAFCPTLTGLSARGELGAEVGCVLEIVIDGLTDADVGAAMTAGIAAAAGLGQAAGLLRISAGNYGGKLGPYHFHLHSLAAGLDGSRA, from the coding sequence ATGAGCGACACGGCGACCCTGCGGATCAACGGCACCACGATCGACGCCACCTTTGCGGAAGCGTTTCCGATGAAGGCGACCCGGCTCGTCATCACCGCCCATACGCCGGCGTGGGCGATGAACGCGGCGAACTCGCTGACGGGTTTCGCCACGTCGGTGATCGGCTGCGGCTGCGAAGCGGGCATCGAACGGACGCTGCCGGGCGCGGAAACGCCCGATGGCCGACCGGGCGTGACGGTGCTGCTGTTCGCGGTCTCGTCGAAGGAACTGGCCAAACAGATCGAACGGCGCGTCGGGCAATGCGTGCTCACCTGTCCGACCACCGCCGTGTATGGCGGCATCGATGCCGCGACGAGCCGCGCACCGCTGTCGGATCGGGCGTCGCTCGGCAGCGGTCTGCGCTATTTCGGCGACGGCTGGCAGATTTCGAAGATGCTCGGCGACACGCGTTACTGGCGCGTGCCGGTGATGGACGGCGAGTTCGTCTGCGAAGACACCGCGCTGACCGTCAAAGCCGTGGGCGGCGGCAACCTGATTCTGCTCGCGCGCGATATCGACGCCGCGCTCGCCGCCTCCGAAGCGGCGGTCGCCGCCATGCGCAGGCTGCCGAACGTGATCATGCCGTTCCCGGGCGGCGTCGTGCGCTCGGGTTCGAAAGTCGGCTCGAAATACAAAGGTGCGAGCGCGTCCACCAACGACGCGTTCTGTCCCACGCTCACAGGTCTCTCGGCGCGCGGCGAACTGGGCGCGGAAGTCGGCTGCGTGCTCGAAATCGTGATCGACGGGCTCACCGACGCGGACGTCGGCGCCGCGATGACCGCGGGTATCGCCGCGGCCGCCGGGCTCGGACAGGCGGCGGGTCTGCTGCGGATTTCGGCGGGCAATTACGGCGGCAAGCTGGGGCCGTACCACTTCCATCTTCACAGCCTCGCAGCCGGCCTCGACGGGAGCCGCGCATGA
- a CDS encoding formylmethanofuran dehydrogenase subunit A → MSLIRLTGGTIFDPANGVDGVRRDLAIRDGRIVDVPAATPADQEYDATGMIVMAGGIDMHSHIGGGKTNLSRLLLPEDHREDPVRDAAYESARDANGRYLRLPSCGVCTPGTLATGYRYAEMGYTAAFEPAMMPSNARHTHLEMGDTPIIDHGAYVMLGNDELFLQMLAARDDFERLRDYIGWTIHASKALGVKVVNPGGISAFKFNQRSLNVDEPHVHYGITPREVLHTLSRALTELRVPHPLHVHASNLGVPGNIDSTIATMDAADGLPIHLTHIQFHSYGTEGPQKFSSGARQIAEAVNARPNVSIDVGQIIFGQTVTASGDTMMQFRNAPLARPHKWVVGDIECDAGCGVVPFRYREQSYVNALQWIIGLEIFLLVDDPWRVAMTTDHPNGGPFTSYPHLIRLLMDKSFRDEQLAKLNTDAQVASALPQLQREFSLYEIAIITRAGPARLLGLRDRGHLGVGAAADIAVYRDHADRERMFTSPAYVFKDGELVARDGTLVATPTGGIHFVSPDFDRGIEKTLRAYSDANLASNFAHAAISDDEICNCCRGGRLLPVDCFANG, encoded by the coding sequence ATGAGTCTCATCCGGCTCACCGGCGGCACGATCTTCGATCCGGCCAACGGCGTGGACGGCGTGCGCCGCGATCTGGCGATCCGCGACGGCCGCATTGTCGACGTGCCCGCCGCCACGCCGGCCGATCAGGAATACGATGCCACCGGCATGATCGTGATGGCGGGCGGCATCGACATGCACTCGCATATCGGCGGCGGCAAGACCAATCTTTCGCGCCTGCTGCTGCCCGAGGATCATCGCGAAGATCCGGTGCGGGACGCCGCCTACGAATCGGCGCGGGACGCGAACGGCCGCTACCTGCGGCTGCCGTCGTGCGGCGTCTGCACGCCCGGCACGCTCGCAACCGGCTACCGCTACGCCGAAATGGGCTACACGGCCGCGTTCGAACCGGCCATGATGCCGTCCAACGCGCGCCACACGCACCTCGAAATGGGCGACACGCCGATCATCGATCACGGCGCGTACGTGATGCTCGGCAACGACGAACTGTTCCTGCAGATGCTCGCCGCGCGCGACGACTTCGAGCGGCTGCGCGACTACATCGGCTGGACGATTCACGCGAGCAAGGCGCTCGGCGTGAAGGTCGTCAATCCGGGCGGCATCTCCGCGTTCAAGTTCAACCAGCGCTCGCTGAACGTGGACGAGCCGCACGTGCATTACGGCATCACGCCGCGCGAGGTGCTGCACACCCTGTCGCGCGCGTTGACCGAACTGCGCGTGCCGCATCCGCTGCACGTGCACGCGAGCAATCTCGGCGTGCCCGGCAACATTGATTCGACGATCGCCACCATGGACGCGGCCGACGGCCTGCCGATCCATCTCACGCATATCCAGTTTCATAGCTATGGCACCGAGGGTCCGCAGAAGTTTTCGTCGGGCGCGCGGCAGATCGCGGAAGCGGTGAACGCGCGGCCGAACGTGTCGATCGACGTCGGCCAGATCATCTTCGGACAGACCGTCACGGCCTCGGGTGACACCATGATGCAGTTCCGCAACGCGCCGCTCGCGCGGCCGCACAAATGGGTGGTCGGCGATATCGAATGCGACGCGGGCTGCGGCGTGGTGCCGTTCCGCTATCGCGAGCAGAGCTACGTGAATGCCTTGCAGTGGATCATCGGCCTCGAGATCTTTTTGTTGGTGGACGACCCGTGGCGCGTCGCGATGACCACCGATCATCCGAACGGCGGCCCGTTTACGAGCTACCCGCATCTGATCCGTCTGCTGATGGACAAATCGTTTCGCGACGAGCAACTCGCGAAGCTCAACACCGACGCGCAAGTGGCGAGCGCGTTGCCGCAGTTGCAACGCGAGTTCTCGCTGTACGAGATCGCGATCATCACGCGCGCCGGACCGGCACGCCTGCTTGGACTGCGCGACCGGGGCCATCTGGGCGTCGGCGCGGCGGCGGATATCGCCGTCTATCGCGACCACGCGGACCGCGAGCGGATGTTCACGTCGCCCGCCTATGTGTTCAAGGACGGCGAACTGGTCGCGCGCGACGGCACGCTCGTCGCCACGCCCACGGGAGGCATCCATTTCGTTTCGCCCGACTTCGACCGGGGCATCGAGAAGACGCTGCGCGCCTACAGCGACGCCAATCTCGCGAGCAACTTCGCGCATGCGGCCATCAGCGACGACGAGATCTGCAACTGCTGCCGTGGCGGCAGACTCCTGCCGGTCGACTGTTTCGCGAACGGCTGA
- a CDS encoding formylmethanofuran dehydrogenase subunit C codes for MSVRTTLRVKTLPGFRVDASALLPVPLATMSVADIERMVLPAGNDRCIVGDVFDVSRDDGPAASAAPHASATLVIENAAPWLDRIGARMTDGHLVVQGSAGDLSGFQMAGGSLHIGGNAGHFTACEMRGGRLTVTGHSGDFAAGALAGDMEGMTGGTLTIHGDAGVRLADRMRRGLVLVGGNAGDFAASRLVAGTIGIAGQLGAHYAYGMRRGTLLLAQRPMQLPPTFTEGGRGFDVFWALLVRSLADEIAPFSQWRAARLPTRHTGDLAVDGRGEILIVS; via the coding sequence ATGAGTGTTCGCACAACGCTGCGCGTGAAAACGCTCCCGGGTTTCCGCGTCGACGCGTCCGCCCTGCTGCCGGTGCCGCTCGCGACGATGAGCGTGGCGGACATCGAGCGCATGGTCCTGCCCGCGGGCAACGACAGGTGTATCGTAGGCGATGTGTTCGACGTGTCACGCGATGACGGCCCCGCGGCATCCGCGGCGCCTCACGCCAGCGCCACCCTGGTGATCGAAAACGCGGCGCCGTGGCTCGACCGCATCGGTGCGCGGATGACGGACGGGCACCTCGTCGTCCAAGGTTCGGCCGGCGACCTTAGCGGTTTCCAGATGGCGGGCGGCAGCTTGCATATCGGCGGGAATGCCGGCCATTTCACCGCCTGCGAAATGCGCGGCGGCCGCCTGACGGTGACCGGCCATAGCGGCGATTTCGCCGCCGGCGCGCTCGCCGGCGACATGGAAGGCATGACGGGCGGCACGCTGACGATTCATGGCGACGCAGGCGTGCGGCTTGCTGACCGCATGCGCCGCGGCCTCGTGCTGGTCGGCGGCAACGCGGGCGATTTCGCCGCGTCACGGCTCGTGGCCGGCACCATCGGCATCGCCGGTCAGCTGGGCGCGCATTATGCGTACGGTATGAGGCGCGGCACCCTCCTGCTTGCCCAGCGGCCCATGCAACTGCCGCCCACCTTCACTGAAGGCGGTCGCGGTTTCGACGTGTTCTGGGCGCTCCTCGTGCGCAGTCTGGCCGATGAAATCGCGCCCTTTTCGCAGTGGCGCGCGGCGCGTTTGCCAACCCGCCATACGGGCGATCTCGCGGTCGACGGGCGAGGCGAAATACTGATCGTGAGCTAG
- a CDS encoding cytochrome b, with translation MPMVHSPHLSQGAHAPAPRYAGAMIALHWLIALGIIGLLALGLYMVGLPKGLPLKATLLNLHKSVGLTVFLLVLLRIMARVAFLRPPLPPMRPWQRAAARTTQGLLYVAMVAMPLCGYLGSSFNRYGTRFWGIALPKWGWDDAGLRDLFFGLHQAIGYALIVLIVLHVAGALKHQWIDRDNLLARMLP, from the coding sequence ATGCCGATGGTGCATTCTCCCCATCTATCGCAGGGCGCCCACGCGCCCGCGCCGCGCTATGCCGGCGCGATGATCGCGCTGCATTGGCTGATTGCTCTGGGCATCATCGGTCTGCTCGCGCTCGGACTCTACATGGTCGGACTGCCGAAGGGGCTGCCTCTCAAGGCGACGCTGCTCAACCTTCACAAGTCGGTCGGACTGACGGTTTTCCTGCTGGTGCTTCTGCGCATCATGGCGCGTGTGGCCTTTCTTCGGCCGCCCTTGCCGCCGATGCGACCGTGGCAACGCGCCGCCGCGCGCACTACGCAGGGCCTTTTATACGTAGCCATGGTCGCGATGCCGTTGTGCGGCTATCTCGGTTCGTCGTTCAACCGTTACGGAACGCGTTTCTGGGGCATCGCGCTGCCGAAGTGGGGCTGGGACGACGCGGGGTTGCGCGACCTCTTCTTCGGCCTTCACCAGGCGATCGGCTATGCGTTGATCGTGCTGATCGTGCTGCACGTGGCGGGCGCGCTCAAGCATCAGTGGATCGATCGCGACAATCTGCTCGCGAGGATGCTGCCATGA